One window of Perca flavescens isolate YP-PL-M2 chromosome 15, PFLA_1.0, whole genome shotgun sequence genomic DNA carries:
- the LOC114570362 gene encoding protein FAM83G isoform X3 has translation MALSQIQCLDDNHVNPRRHESKPEFLYCEDQRLALETFLRDGREAFVKYLEARELRGFLSDPELETLAEAVKPYDPGTELFPENAEDDEPPLSLHYWPDLSDTSIPQMDLGWPDNVSYRGVTRTTVYAQPPLEGQAHIKEVVRKMIAQAQKVIAVVMDVFTDVDIFRDLLDAGVKRKVSVYILLARTTLPHFLSMCQRANMHPGHLKNLRVRCTDGAEFYTRSCTKVTGRMGHRFMFIDGDKAVSGSYSFTWMSSRLDTSLITVVTGQAVEAFDRLFRILYSTSSLADLRKVATEPEPELEALPPPVAVAPLSADIARKLNSPKYALVTLGKPSPTNSVGPEETQNPKNSKNPETKNGRRSRANKEAIQETPSIHPGLSNLEKACLMSYLPTWPEPDPPSDVIGFINIRDASKPNQVHLQRSEMFETSQAIRFSSPFSMPKEILPEVAKPRQFTAKYEEMNKLQLAQDKTKAEQSLVGIAQPTQVNAGPGDFKGKAEAPAQKSPASGPKCESDKDTTKTLNVESKRHSNTPTNQDTSHNTTLPLNAHTPRQSSSKASTPTIGRPSHTTQTVTTLPGSNTKNEAESDLNTQQHDTVYKSHVLESSSTHAPHLCPADSNTESQTQTKTVQPRTESHTQPQNVSDMTPNVQTPTVNSHMSFSSASATCSPSVSSTSLSENNHVSITTSTTPGTCSSLSSISSSSSIPHLTSSLTPLNPPPPSSSPSPCLNSTPPIPKPRTLKLVIKGGVMCNGQKLPELSVVRRPQASMGPLAVHDEPDVATVAQTSPEKVPGTTNNSGSETGAQKDAENTEIALRQKQSGTSQATKKEVVGRHDDIARMQFVAGNNPEEQSDVSIADAPKAESLNSQEIIPKDVEPKTLTLIDCKLSPQIDCVATLQTEIKAQRISYSEWMPQDIDTLETVDSIKAPTHTPVSSTHLSKDSAGDSTHTSVADTQGNPGFTPAQHTDNTTDNIPAAKHNTQGSFQEQTPKARRGTHTPEGPLRLRLPEKLTPDLRSMTPEREPRSLAALIHTPTPDGYLPLTPSTPDSRTHTPDPRSYTPDFRTPTPDEYFSPRADSALSTNSEDSFYECNDSPLERAASSNSGRTEDRVCVTHTNTANDTTTTSSPARANSNTRAAKLGTTDRNTSSSETQSLSRPAGVSSLSSLLEKEVKMVEEKETTNEEEGGREEDEKGRKLSVTGRRTEGDNHGTETRGSEEAKRAADRFKQGKDSTEAVEKNEEAQYQAPKREMALNHSAAGRAVDGGATPGELTNERTELKQLPTSDLQPKKASSEEKRADKEKADDKEPSGPSSVERRDRPHSATETDGQKV, from the exons ATGGCTCTGTCCCAGATACAGTGCCTGGACGATAACCACGTGAACCCGCGGAGGCACGAGTCCAAACCGGAGTTCTTGTACTGCGAAGACCAGCGGCTCGCGCTGGAGACGTTCCTGCGGGATGGTCGCGAGGCGTTTGTTAAGTACCTGGAGGCTCGCGAGCTGCGCGGCTTCCTCTCGGACCCGGAGTTGGAAACTCTCGCCGAGGCGGTGAAGCCCTATGACCCGGGCACGGAGCTCTTCCCGGAGAATGCCGAGGACGACGAGCCCCCGCTGTCGCTGCACTACTGGCCCGACTTGTCGGATACTTCCATCCCGCAGATGGACCTGGGCTGGCCGGACAACGTGTCATACCGGGGGGTGACGCGCACTACTGTGTACGCGCAGCCACCCCTGGAGGGTCAGGCGCACATCAAAGAGGTTGTCAGAAAAATGATTGCGCAGGCGCAAAAG GTAATAGCAGTGGTGATGGATGTGTTCACTGATGTCGACATCTTCAGAGATTTGCTAGATGCTGGTGTCAAGAGGAAGGTTTCGGTCTACATCTTGCTGGCACGCACAACACTACCTCATTTCCTGTCCATGTGTCAGAGAGCCAACATGCACCCGGGTCACCTTAAG AACCTTCGTGTACGCTGCACAGATGGAGCAGAGTTCTACACTCGGTCCTGCACCAAAGTCACAGGGCGAATGGGACACAGATTCATGTTCATTGATGGAGACAAAGCTGTGTCTGGGTCGTacag TTTCACTTGGATGTCATCGCGTCTGGACACAAGTctcatcaccgtggttacaggcCAGGCAGTGGAAGCCTTCGACAGGCTGTTTCGCATCCTCTACTCAACCTCCAGCTTGGCTGACCTCCGGAAGGTCGCCACGGAGCCTGAACCTGAGTTGGAGGCCCTCCCACCGCCAGTCGCAGTAGCCCCTCTTTCTGCTGATATTGCAAGGAAACTGAACAGCCCCAAATATGCCCTGGTTACCTTAGGCAAGCCCAGTCCCACCAATTCTGTTGGCCCCGAAGAGACCCAAAATCCAAAGAACTCCAAGAACCCAGAAACGAAGAACGGGAGGCGGAGTAGGGCTAACAAAGAAGCCATACAGGAGACTCCTTCCATCCACCCAGGACTCAGCAATCTAGAGAAAGCATGCTTGATGTCATACCTGCCCACCTGGCCAGAACCTGATCCCCCCAGTGATGTAATTGGGTTCATTAACATTCGTGATGCCAGCAAACCGAATCAGGTCCATCTACAGAGATCTGAGATGTTTGAAACCAGCCAAGCGATAAGGTTTAGCAGTCCATTCAGCATGCCTAAGGAAATCCTGCCAGAAGTCGCCAAGCCTAGACAGTTTACTGCTAAATATGAGGAGATGAATAAACTCCAACTAGCACAAGATAAAACAAAGGCTGAACAGTCGCTGGTAGGCATAGCACAGCCAACACAAGTCAATGCAGGGCCTGGTGACTTCAAAGGCAAAGCAGAGGCACCTGCACAGAAATCACCTGCATCTGGACCAAAGTGTGAATCCGACAAAGACACGACTAAGACTCTCAATGTTGAGAGCAAACGGCACTCAAACACACCCACCAACCAAGATACAAGCCACAACACCACACTTCCCCTCAATGCACACACACCTCGCCAATCTAGCAGCAAAGCATCCACTCCTACCATTGGGAGGCCTTCACACACCACACAAACTGTCACCACCCTCCCCGGATCGAACACTAAAAACGAAGCAGAAAGTGAtttaaacacacaacaacatgatACTGTGTACAAGTCGCACGTCCTGGAGTCGAGCAGTACGCACGCCCCACACCTGTGTCCCGCTGACTCAAACACAGAATCACAGACACAAACGAAGACGGTGCAGCCACGTACAGAATCACACACGCAGCCACAAAACGTCTCTGACATGACTCCTAACGTCCAGACTCCCACCGTCAACAGCCACATGTCTTTCTCTTCTGCTTCTGCCACGTGCTCTCCGTCTGTCAGTTcaacctccctttctgaaaaCAATCATGTCTCCATTACTACAAGCACGACTCCCGGTACCTGTTCTTCTTTGTCTTCCATCAGCTCTTCTTCCTCCATTCCTCATTTGACCTCTTCTCTTACACCCCTCAATCCTCCCCCTCCATCTTCCTCACCATCCCCATGTTTGAACTCAACCCCACCCATCCCTAAACCTCGTACGCTCAAGCTGGTTATCAAAGGCGGCGTCATGTGCAATGGCCAGAAGCTGCCGGAGTTAAGTGTTGTCAGGAGGCCTCAGGCGAGCATGGGGCCGCTCGCGGTCCACGATGAGCCCGATGTAGCAACCGTGGCGCAGACATCGCCAGAAAAAGTGCCTGGGACAACAAACAACAGTGGAAGCGAGACAGGAGCCCAGAAAGATGCAGAGAACACAGAAATAGCTCTACGGCAAAAACAGAGTGGGACTTCCCAAGCGACAAAGAAGGAAGTAGTTGGACGACATGATGACATTGCAAGAATGCAGTTTGTCGCTGGAAACAACCCAGAAGAACAGTCTGATGTTTCCATTGCTGATGCGCCAAAGGCAGAGAGTTTGAATAGTCAAGAAATAATTCCAAAAGATGTCGAGCCCAAGACTTTGACGTTGATAGACTGCAAATTAAGCCCACAGATAGACTGTGTAGCCACACTACAGACAGAGATAAAGGCTCAGAGAATATCATATAGTGAGTGGATGCCACAAGATATAGATACATTAGAGACTGTGGATTCCATAAAAGCACCAACACACACTCCTGTTTCTTCCACACACTTATCCAAAGACAGTGCtggtgacagcacacacacatcagtcgCAGACACACAAGGTAATCCAGGTTTCACACCggcacaacacacagacaacaccaCAGACAACATACCCGCTGCAAAACATAACACACAGGGCAGCTTTCAAGAACAAACTCCTAAAGCACGGAGAGGCACGCACACACCTGAAGGACCCCTGCGTTTACGTCTCCCCGAAAAACTCACGCCAGACTTACGTTCGATGACGCCTGAGAGAGAACCACGTTCACTCGCAGCTCTCATACACACTCCAACTCCAGACGGGTATCTTCCACTTACGCCCAGCACCCCAGACTCACGAACGCACACGCCGGATCCGCGGTCATACACTCCAGACTTTCGAACGCCTACGCCCGACGAGTATTTCTCACCAAGAGCGGACTCCGCTCTGTCCACCAACTCAGAGGATTCGTTTTACGAATGTAACGACTCTCCTTTGGAGCGAGCAGCTTCCAGCAACAGCGGGAGGACAGAGGATCGTGTTTGCGTTACGCACACAAATACTGCTAATGATACAACCACCACCAGCAGTCCTGCACGCGCAAATTCGAACACTCGTGCTGCTAAACTAGGCACTACAGACAGGAATACCTCGAGCAGTGAAACACAGAGTTTGTCTAGGCCTGCTGGAGTCTCCTCTTTGTCTTCTTTACTTGAGAAGGAAGTTAAAATGGTGGAGGAAAAAGAAACCACAAATGAAGAAGAGGGTGGGAGAGAAGAGGATGAAAAGGGGAGGAAACTGAGTGTGACAGGGAGGAGGACAGAGGGGGATAACCATGGGACGGAGACGAGAGGCAGCGAGGAAGCTAAGAGAGCAGCCGACCGTTTTAAACAAGGTAAAGATTCGACAGAGGCAGTAGAAAAAAACGAGGAGGCCCAATACCAAGCCCCGAAGAGAGAGATGGCGCTGAACCATTCGGCAGCAGGGAGAGCGGTCGACGGAGGAGCGACTCCAGGAGAATTAACCAACGAAAGAACGGAGCTAAAGCAATTGCCCACAAGTGACCTTCAACCAAAGAAGGCATCTTCTGAGGAAAAGAGAGCAGACAAAGAGAAGGCAGATGACAAGGAGCCATCAGGTCCCAGCAGtgtggagaggagagacagacccCATTCAGCCACAGAGACTGATGGACAGAAGGTATGA